In one window of Bradyrhizobium sp. AZCC 1721 DNA:
- a CDS encoding sigma 54-interacting transcriptional regulator, with translation MDLALGSTAPPQDVELRTAAFEFAIEPALLLDPHADQILDANPAACTLLGYDRALLRQTKASTLHAGQLPALIVFTQAVLDKGAYWSNALTPRHATGQSLRLEYAGSLVPGEGRSLVLLTMSDLDARRRRYVDAAAEDHMRGGIATWQRVERVFQDIERENQLILRAAGEGIYGVNAEGKTTFVNPAAERMLGWAAEELVGKEIHPIVHHTHHDGRHYPDHDCPIYAAFRDGAVHQVEGEVFWRKDGTPVWVEYTSTPIRDRGVVVGAVIVFRDVSQRREADEKLHAALAEVDRLRERLELENAYLQEEIRIETNPRGIIGQSEAIQKTLRQVKLVAPTTAAVMITGESGTGKELIARAIHEASSRRDRPLIRVNCAAIPRELFESEFFGHIRGAFTGAMRDRIGRFELADGGTLFLDEVGEIPLELQGKLLRVLQEGNFERVGEERTRAVDVRVIAATNRDLKQDVQRGRFREDLYFRLNVFPVESVPLRERREDIPLLAQHFLTRESKALKSDLRLSEGDARRLARYDWPGNVRELQNVIERAAILAQNGRLRIDLPDVSGTSPSSGAAREKADTRPVVMTSSEMRAHERANILAALEACSGKVFGPGGAAEMLDIKPTTLASRIKALGIANGRGLAG, from the coding sequence ATGGATCTGGCCCTCGGCTCAACCGCCCCGCCGCAGGACGTCGAACTGCGCACCGCCGCGTTCGAGTTCGCGATCGAGCCCGCGCTACTGCTCGATCCCCATGCCGACCAGATCCTCGACGCCAATCCGGCGGCCTGCACCCTGCTCGGCTATGACCGCGCCTTGCTGCGCCAGACCAAGGCCAGCACGCTGCATGCCGGACAATTGCCGGCGCTGATCGTGTTCACGCAGGCCGTGCTCGACAAGGGCGCGTACTGGAGCAACGCGCTCACCCCGCGCCACGCGACGGGGCAAAGCCTGCGCCTGGAATATGCCGGCTCACTGGTGCCGGGCGAAGGCCGCTCGCTGGTACTGCTCACCATGAGCGATCTCGACGCCCGCCGCCGACGCTATGTCGACGCGGCGGCCGAAGACCACATGCGCGGCGGGATCGCGACCTGGCAGCGGGTCGAACGGGTGTTCCAGGATATCGAGCGCGAAAACCAATTGATCCTGCGCGCCGCCGGCGAAGGCATTTACGGCGTGAACGCGGAAGGAAAGACCACCTTCGTCAATCCGGCCGCCGAGCGCATGCTGGGCTGGGCTGCGGAAGAACTGGTCGGCAAGGAAATCCACCCGATCGTTCATCACACCCATCATGACGGGCGGCACTATCCCGATCACGACTGCCCGATTTACGCGGCGTTTCGCGACGGTGCCGTGCACCAGGTTGAGGGCGAGGTGTTCTGGCGCAAGGATGGCACGCCGGTCTGGGTCGAATATACCTCGACGCCGATCCGCGACCGCGGCGTCGTGGTCGGCGCCGTCATCGTGTTTCGCGACGTCAGCCAGCGCCGCGAGGCCGACGAGAAGCTGCATGCGGCGCTTGCCGAAGTCGATCGCCTGCGCGAGCGGCTGGAGCTGGAAAACGCTTACCTCCAGGAAGAAATCCGCATCGAGACCAACCCGCGCGGCATCATCGGCCAGAGCGAGGCGATCCAGAAGACGCTGCGCCAGGTCAAGCTGGTGGCGCCGACCACCGCCGCCGTCATGATCACCGGCGAGTCCGGCACCGGCAAGGAACTGATCGCGCGCGCCATTCATGAAGCGAGTAGCCGCCGCGACCGGCCGCTGATCCGCGTCAACTGCGCGGCGATCCCGCGCGAACTTTTTGAGAGCGAGTTCTTCGGCCATATCAGAGGCGCCTTCACCGGCGCGATGCGCGACCGCATCGGACGGTTCGAGCTCGCCGACGGCGGCACGCTGTTTCTCGACGAGGTCGGCGAAATCCCGCTGGAGCTGCAGGGCAAGCTCTTGCGCGTGCTGCAGGAGGGCAATTTCGAACGCGTCGGCGAGGAGCGCACCCGCGCGGTCGACGTGCGCGTGATCGCCGCCACCAACCGCGACCTCAAGCAGGACGTGCAGCGCGGCCGCTTTCGCGAGGACCTCTATTTCCGCCTCAACGTATTCCCGGTGGAATCGGTGCCGCTGCGCGAGCGGCGCGAGGACATTCCGCTGCTGGCGCAGCATTTTTTGACGCGCGAGAGCAAGGCGCTGAAATCCGACCTGCGCCTGTCGGAAGGCGATGCCCGCCGGCTTGCGCGCTACGACTGGCCCGGCAATGTCCGCGAACTGCAGAACGTGATCGAGCGCGCGGCGATCCTCGCCCAGAACGGTCGGCTGCGCATCGACCTGCCCGATGTATCGGGCACATCGCCCTCCTCCGGCGCGGCGCGCGAGAAAGCCGACACCCGTCCTGTGGTGATGACCTCATCGGAAATGCGCGCCCACGAACGCGCCAACATCCTCGCGGCACTTGAAGCCTGCTCCGGAAAAGTGTTCGGCCCCGGTGGCGCGGCCGAGATGCTCGACATCAAGCCCACCACGCTGGCCTCGCGTATCAAGGCGCTGGGAATTGCAAACGGGCGCGGCTTGGCTGGCTGA
- a CDS encoding globin family protein, translated as MPSETKDMSPETKELLKSTWAKVVPISDIAAGLFYERLFTLDPSLQRLFKDADMKEQRRKLVQALSAVINSVDDLPSLVPTLEILGRNHIRYGVEDRHYDTVSAALLWTLEQGLKEAWTPAAKSAWVVAYSTVSGVMRDAAAASRENATAQAI; from the coding sequence ATGCCTTCTGAAACCAAAGACATGTCTCCTGAAACCAAAGAACTTCTCAAGTCGACCTGGGCAAAGGTGGTTCCGATCAGCGATATCGCGGCTGGTTTGTTCTATGAGAGACTGTTCACGCTCGATCCATCGCTGCAGCGATTGTTCAAGGATGCAGATATGAAAGAGCAGCGCCGGAAGCTGGTCCAGGCATTGAGTGCCGTGATCAACAGTGTCGATGACTTGCCGTCGTTGGTACCGACGCTAGAGATCCTCGGGCGAAACCATATTCGGTATGGCGTAGAGGATCGGCATTACGACACGGTTAGTGCAGCCTTGCTATGGACCCTAGAGCAGGGTTTGAAAGAGGCTTGGACGCCAGCGGCGAAGTCGGCCTGGGTGGTGGCATATAGCACCGTGTCCGGCGTCATGCGTGATGCGGCAGCCGCATCGCGAGAGAACGCGACCGCACAGGCAATCTGA
- a CDS encoding sulfurtransferase translates to MTDVLITAGELAEFLKQEPCVVIDTRNPEGYGAGHLPNAVNVHEIFTYLATSTPEGIHELKTKFADAFGAAGLSGKETAVIYEQSMNSGFGQSCRGYYLLTMLGYPKVKVLHGGFDAWAAAGLPVTTEVPSPVKASFSVLPEAGDVLIDAKTMLAAVDKPGIALLDVRDIDEWIGESSSPYGKDFCPRKGRIPGAVWLEWYRMMKPTAEGPRFKSKNEILAECATVGITQNTPVYLYCFKGARASNTFLALKNAGVKDVRMYFGSWNEWSRDPSLPIEEGLPTEAKLTTKAA, encoded by the coding sequence ATGACGGACGTTCTGATTACTGCCGGCGAACTCGCGGAATTCCTCAAGCAAGAGCCGTGTGTCGTCATCGACACCCGCAATCCGGAAGGCTACGGCGCGGGGCATCTCCCGAACGCCGTCAACGTCCATGAAATCTTCACCTATCTCGCGACCTCGACGCCGGAAGGTATTCACGAACTGAAGACGAAATTCGCCGATGCGTTCGGCGCCGCCGGGCTTTCGGGCAAGGAGACCGCGGTCATCTACGAGCAGTCGATGAATTCCGGCTTCGGGCAGTCCTGCCGCGGCTACTATCTGCTGACCATGCTCGGCTATCCCAAGGTCAAGGTGCTGCATGGCGGCTTTGATGCCTGGGCAGCGGCGGGCCTGCCTGTCACGACGGAGGTGCCGTCGCCGGTGAAGGCGTCGTTCTCGGTTCTGCCTGAAGCGGGCGACGTCCTGATCGATGCCAAGACCATGCTGGCCGCCGTCGACAAGCCCGGTATCGCCTTGCTCGATGTGCGCGACATCGACGAATGGATCGGCGAAAGCTCTTCTCCGTATGGGAAGGATTTCTGCCCGCGCAAGGGACGCATCCCCGGCGCGGTCTGGCTCGAATGGTACCGCATGATGAAGCCGACCGCGGAAGGACCGCGCTTCAAGTCCAAGAACGAGATTTTGGCGGAATGCGCCACCGTCGGCATCACGCAGAATACGCCGGTCTATCTCTACTGCTTCAAGGGCGCGCGCGCCTCGAACACGTTCCTCGCCTTGAAGAACGCCGGCGTGAAGGATGTGCGGATGTATTTCGGCTCCTGGAACGAGTGGTCGCGCGATCCGTCGCTGCCGATCGAGGAAGGGCTGCCGACGGAGGCCAAGCTCACCACCAAGGCGGCGTGA
- a CDS encoding acyl-CoA dehydrogenase family protein, translated as MGSVAVSRLAVAENLPAASIVDQVAAIARRELAPQAAAIDEGTVYPDALLRRLGHVGAWGSHRPADGMADLRCAIQSIAVLGEVCGATAFMAWCQNTLVWYASNSNNPELVAKFAGKFASGEILGGTGLSNPMKSFFGIEKLKLRGRKVEGGYVVRGALPWVSNLGPDHFFGTIFEREDEGGGIVMFLADCSDPAITLQPCKPFLAMEGTGTYAVQFRDVFVPDELILAEPAGPFVKKIRAGFILLQAGMALGLIKDCIQIMDEVDAPLSHINRYLPQQPTQFRELHAEFEKETMALARDPYNSDDSYWRRVIALRLRAGDASVAAAHAAMLHCGARGYLKSHRAQRRLREAYFVAIVTPATKQLRKMLAGDEH; from the coding sequence ATGGGTTCGGTGGCGGTATCGCGGCTCGCAGTTGCCGAAAATCTTCCCGCGGCATCGATCGTGGATCAGGTCGCGGCGATTGCGCGTAGAGAACTCGCACCCCAGGCCGCGGCCATCGACGAGGGCACCGTCTATCCGGATGCGTTGCTGCGGCGTCTCGGGCACGTCGGCGCGTGGGGCAGCCACCGGCCAGCGGATGGCATGGCGGACCTGCGCTGCGCCATTCAATCGATCGCGGTGCTCGGCGAGGTCTGCGGCGCCACCGCCTTCATGGCGTGGTGCCAGAACACGCTGGTCTGGTACGCCTCGAATTCAAACAATCCAGAACTCGTTGCCAAATTCGCCGGCAAGTTTGCCAGCGGCGAGATTCTTGGCGGCACCGGGCTCTCCAACCCGATGAAGAGCTTCTTCGGTATCGAGAAACTCAAACTCAGGGGACGCAAGGTCGAGGGCGGTTACGTCGTGCGCGGCGCGCTGCCCTGGGTGTCGAACCTCGGTCCCGATCATTTCTTCGGCACCATCTTCGAGCGCGAGGACGAGGGCGGCGGCATCGTGATGTTCCTTGCCGATTGCTCCGATCCCGCGATCACGCTGCAGCCATGCAAACCATTTCTCGCGATGGAAGGCACCGGCACCTATGCGGTACAGTTTCGGGATGTCTTCGTGCCGGATGAACTGATCCTTGCCGAACCGGCGGGACCGTTCGTGAAGAAAATCCGTGCCGGTTTCATCCTGCTGCAGGCCGGCATGGCGCTCGGCCTGATCAAGGATTGCATCCAGATCATGGACGAGGTCGACGCGCCCTTGAGCCATATCAACCGCTATTTGCCGCAACAGCCTACTCAATTCCGCGAACTCCATGCCGAGTTCGAGAAGGAGACGATGGCGCTGGCGCGCGACCCCTACAATTCCGACGATAGCTACTGGCGCCGCGTCATTGCGCTGCGGCTGCGCGCCGGCGACGCCAGCGTCGCGGCTGCGCATGCCGCGATGCTCCATTGCGGCGCGCGCGGCTATTTGAAGAGCCACCGCGCCCAGCGGCGGCTGCGCGAAGCCTATTTCGTCGCCATCGTCACGCCCGCCACCAAGCAGTTGCGCAAGATGCTGGCCGGCGACGAGCACTAA
- a CDS encoding OsmC family protein, which produces MTAVAQKTVLTGCLAPIDKNGLEQLIANGKANPKVIKTLKCKTVAEGKFRHANYIRNLAPYIVDEPPGLLGDDTAPNPSEASLAALGSCLAVGLHANAVHRGWIVNKLELELEGDLNITAVWGTGDVSEKPVGFTDVRVKVDMECEGIPKSEIDALVAHVKKWSPVANTFTRPVNLDVSA; this is translated from the coding sequence ATGACCGCGGTCGCTCAAAAAACGGTGCTCACGGGCTGCCTGGCCCCGATCGACAAAAACGGGCTCGAGCAGCTCATCGCCAACGGCAAGGCCAATCCGAAGGTCATCAAGACCTTGAAGTGCAAGACGGTGGCGGAGGGCAAGTTCCGTCACGCCAACTACATCCGCAACCTCGCGCCCTACATCGTCGACGAACCGCCGGGCTTGCTCGGCGACGACACCGCGCCGAATCCTTCCGAAGCCTCGCTCGCCGCGCTCGGCTCGTGCCTTGCGGTCGGCCTGCACGCCAACGCCGTGCATCGTGGCTGGATCGTCAACAAGCTCGAACTCGAGCTCGAAGGCGACCTCAATATCACGGCGGTGTGGGGCACCGGCGACGTCAGCGAAAAGCCGGTCGGCTTCACCGATGTGCGCGTCAAGGTCGACATGGAATGCGAGGGCATTCCGAAGAGCGAGATCGATGCGCTGGTCGCCCATGTCAAGAAATGGTCGCCGGTCGCCAACACCTTTACGCGGCCGGTCAATCTCGACGTCAGCGCATAA
- a CDS encoding TetR/AcrR family transcriptional regulator, which translates to MGKSVSKRKAVAASAAGDEESARGRLLNAATHLFCKNGINATGIDAIIDEAGTAKTTLYKLFGSKTNLVNAVLESEGKAWREWFIGAMEDGGGDAQAKLKRIFPALKRWFAEERFYGCPFINAVAEHDKEAKQFRNIALRHKKVVLAHIEKLASEMGASEPQVLAHQLALLIDGAIVAAMVTRDPAVADTAGLAAGSLFGPSKVKKPKRAGNPAELVAV; encoded by the coding sequence ATGGGCAAATCAGTTTCCAAGCGGAAAGCTGTCGCGGCGTCGGCCGCAGGCGACGAGGAATCCGCGCGCGGCCGCCTGCTCAATGCGGCGACGCATCTGTTCTGCAAGAACGGCATCAACGCCACCGGCATCGACGCGATCATCGACGAGGCCGGCACCGCCAAGACCACACTCTACAAATTGTTCGGCTCGAAGACCAACCTCGTCAACGCCGTGCTGGAAAGCGAAGGCAAGGCCTGGCGTGAATGGTTCATCGGCGCGATGGAGGATGGCGGCGGCGATGCGCAGGCGAAACTGAAGCGGATTTTTCCGGCGCTGAAGCGCTGGTTTGCCGAGGAGCGCTTCTACGGCTGCCCCTTCATCAATGCGGTCGCCGAGCACGACAAGGAAGCCAAACAGTTCCGCAACATCGCGCTGCGCCACAAAAAGGTGGTGCTGGCGCACATCGAAAAGCTCGCAAGTGAAATGGGTGCGTCTGAGCCGCAGGTGCTGGCCCATCAACTCGCGCTGTTAATAGACGGCGCCATCGTCGCCGCCATGGTCACGCGCGATCCCGCCGTCGCGGATACCGCGGGGCTTGCGGCGGGCTCGCTGTTTGGGCCGTCGAAGGTGAAGAAGCCGAAGCGCGCGGGTAACCCTGCGGAGCTTGTCGCCGTCTGA
- a CDS encoding DUF1330 domain-containing protein, giving the protein MNTRYKMGLAMVAGLALGAAAVQGLHAQGKPPVYFVAEVDVMDQEAYGKEYAPKAQALIKSHGGKFLAIGGIAGANAKQITGFDGQTPKRAVVQVWDNMEKLQAWRNDPEYKKLREVGDKYAKFRSFAIEGTPQ; this is encoded by the coding sequence ATGAATACGAGATACAAGATGGGGTTGGCCATGGTGGCCGGCCTTGCACTCGGTGCTGCGGCGGTCCAGGGGCTGCACGCGCAAGGGAAGCCGCCCGTGTACTTCGTCGCGGAAGTCGACGTGATGGATCAGGAGGCCTATGGCAAGGAATATGCCCCGAAAGCGCAGGCCCTCATCAAGTCACACGGCGGCAAATTTCTTGCCATTGGAGGAATCGCTGGCGCAAACGCGAAACAAATAACTGGATTTGATGGCCAAACACCAAAGCGCGCCGTCGTCCAAGTCTGGGACAACATGGAAAAACTCCAAGCTTGGCGCAATGATCCAGAGTACAAGAAGCTACGAGAGGTCGGCGACAAATACGCGAAATTCCGCTCCTTCGCCATCGAGGGCACGCCACAATAG
- a CDS encoding DUF2182 domain-containing protein: MSGTSALEQTLRHDRLIVAFGMAAVVAFAWGYLVAGAGIDMSMADMPMDPEPWSPSQAALMFAMWWVMMIAMMVPSAAPMVLLFTAIKRRQAIENPVFTSWLFLAGYLLIWAAFSLAAVAVQWALDQAGLLSGMMATTSSMLAGIILLAAGLYQLTPVKRACLRYCQSPVFFLSRYWQPGAMGALRMGFRHGSYCVGCCWFLMALLFVAGVMNLVWIAAAAIYVAFEKLVARSPWLSRIAGVGLIVAGGVVLARSLIVTAPASLVYS; this comes from the coding sequence ATGTCCGGGACCTCTGCGCTTGAACAGACCTTGCGCCACGATCGCCTGATCGTGGCTTTCGGCATGGCTGCCGTGGTTGCCTTCGCCTGGGGCTACCTGGTCGCCGGCGCCGGCATCGACATGAGCATGGCCGACATGCCGATGGACCCCGAGCCATGGTCGCCCTCGCAGGCCGCGCTGATGTTCGCGATGTGGTGGGTGATGATGATCGCGATGATGGTGCCGAGCGCCGCGCCGATGGTGCTGCTGTTTACGGCAATCAAGCGCAGGCAGGCGATCGAAAATCCCGTCTTCACGAGCTGGCTCTTTCTCGCCGGCTATCTCCTGATATGGGCCGCCTTTAGCCTCGCCGCGGTCGCGGTGCAGTGGGCACTCGACCAGGCCGGGCTGCTGTCCGGCATGATGGCGACCACCAGCAGCATGCTCGCCGGGATCATCCTGCTTGCCGCCGGGCTCTATCAGCTCACGCCGGTCAAGCGCGCGTGCCTGCGCTACTGCCAGAGCCCGGTGTTCTTCCTCAGCCGCTATTGGCAACCGGGCGCCATGGGCGCGTTGCGCATGGGCTTTCGGCACGGCAGCTACTGTGTCGGCTGCTGCTGGTTCCTGATGGCGCTGCTGTTCGTTGCCGGCGTGATGAACCTGGTGTGGATCGCGGCGGCGGCGATCTATGTCGCCTTCGAGAAACTGGTGGCCCGCAGCCCATGGCTCAGCCGCATCGCAGGTGTGGGCCTGATTGTGGCCGGCGGGGTGGTGCTGGCGCGCAGCCTGATCGTCACGGCGCCCGCGTCGCTCGTGTACTCATAA
- a CDS encoding DUF1326 domain-containing protein, whose protein sequence is MATSDWRLEGEWIKNCNCAFGCPCDFNARPTHGYCKGLVGMRITKGHFEKTKLDGLVFAATVHFPGALHEGNGQLQPIIDERATPEQRDALFKIMSGQNSAEGTLFQILSLIVTKMHEPLFVPIEFSFDKDGRVARMVAKGVLETEVEPIKNPVTGEPHRIQVVMPEGFEHKAAEVASSNIRSTGAIRFDTEGTHSSLANVVQTPEGVAA, encoded by the coding sequence ATGGCTACATCTGACTGGCGTCTCGAAGGCGAATGGATCAAGAACTGCAATTGCGCGTTTGGCTGTCCGTGCGATTTCAACGCGCGGCCGACCCACGGCTATTGCAAGGGCCTGGTCGGCATGAGGATCACCAAGGGGCATTTCGAAAAGACGAAACTCGACGGCCTGGTTTTCGCGGCGACCGTTCATTTTCCGGGTGCGCTGCATGAGGGCAACGGCCAGCTACAGCCGATCATCGACGAGCGCGCCACACCCGAACAACGCGACGCGCTTTTCAAGATCATGTCGGGCCAGAACTCCGCCGAAGGCACGCTGTTCCAGATTCTCAGCCTGATCGTGACCAAAATGCATGAGCCGTTGTTTGTGCCGATCGAGTTTTCATTCGACAAGGATGGACGCGTCGCGCGCATGGTGGCCAAGGGCGTGCTTGAGACCGAGGTCGAGCCGATCAAGAATCCGGTGACCGGAGAACCCCACCGCATCCAGGTCGTAATGCCCGAGGGCTTCGAACACAAGGCTGCGGAGGTCGCCTCGTCCAACATCCGCTCGACCGGCGCCATCAGGTTCGACACCGAAGGCACACACAGCTCGCTGGCCAACGTGGTCCAGACGCCGGAAGGTGTCGCGGCCTAG